TATCATCGGATTCAGGCGGCTGAAAAGAATTTACCCCTGAACCTCGGAAACGTGTCGACACTAGactcattttaaaaaaatttgttcttttttaattaatattgatCAACACTATAAAAAATTGCGCTTGCTTAACttaaattaaggaaaaaatctttaaaaaactaCATGgaattatgtaaataatttaGATTTAGATTTGAAATGTATTTGAAGCTTCAATGTCCAACCAGGAATcatatatttaattaaaaaattccTACCATACCCAAAGAAATTGGAGTCAACCTAATTTTGAAAAGTCCGGATTCCGGTCCCCGCGAGAAAAGTCTGGACGAGGACATAACTACTTTACCCTTTCTGCCCCCTTTCCAACCAGTCTAACCATGATGAAATGATGCTCTAAAAACTCTCAAGAAGTAAACCACTCCCTCAGCGAAAGCAATCATCTCCATTGAATAAAAGCGAATTTACTCACTTTTTTAATACCAAGACTAAAATTCATTTGATCGTGGCTGTTGCCGACTTAGGCAACATGCCTGCTATGCCATTACtgctgcctattagatatattGGGCCCCCAACAACAAAAACTGCTATCAAATGTAATTCACACCATAATAATACTAAATTCGTCAAAAACTAGCCTAAACTTGGGAGGAAGATAGCATATATAGTTACGGTTAACTTATTTCGAAATAACTTTTGCTTAGAATATTTCGTATTCTGTAATTTCTCTATAAGCATTGACACTCTGCAAGGACCTCCACCAAATATCCATCTGTTGAGGTAATTAAAGCCTTTGATTGGATAGATTTCGTAACCGGCGCTATTATTCCACTGATAATGATTCCTAAAATACTCACTATATTATCCCTTTCATTTTCTGCCTCCTTCCGTGCTTTATGTTCACTTTCAATCAATTTTCGTGCATGATACAACTTTGCCTCCAAATCAGCCATATTCTGCAGCGATGCATCAAGTTCCCGCTGAAGTCGCTGTGCTTCCTGGATAGCGGCCAGCCACTGCATCCGACATTCTTCTTGAACTTTTACGAACTTCAAAAACTCTGTAAATTTATGCAGTATAGAAATAATGACATTCCTTTCTAAGAATACAGATTTCAAACCTTCTTCGGCTGTACCGTCTATTAAAACGGCCATACATCGCATCAAATCATCAAATGTAGCCACTAACGACATTCTCAGCTCATGAATTTCAAATTACTAATAAATCCACTAATATTTTCTTCTATTCGCAATTGCACCGACACTATTTCCGATATTTTATTGTAATATTCTCCACTAAACCGCCCAATTCCACTTAAAACGTCTCATTCGTTACAGAAACTTCAAAAATTCACGATTCGCCGCTTTTGACTTTGTCAAACTACAGTGCAGTGGGTTGAATGGTAGTTCAACTTGGGTCGGTTTAAATGAATTCTTACACGATTCTATGGAATATTGTTGGACAACGGTACGTTTTCTAATGTTTTAACTcaatgtgaaaatatttttagtttGTAATTTGCCCATAAATGGACCCAagggttttttttcagttttcaatCTTACGATCGGAAAAGACATTCACGATGGTGTCTACTGGAAAAGGTACTAGATTTTATAGATATTTGGAAACAAACTGTTTAAGGTTATGTTTATCCAATCAACAGTTCCTGTAGTGGAAAAGAGGTTATGTTTTGGTAGTTTGTTATTATAAATGGTTCCGTCGTTGTAGGGGTTTGTTGAGTATACGTAAAATGTCAGAGGAAAAGTGTGCAGCATTAGCAAGTATACCTCAAAAGCGGTACTACCGCCAACGTGCACATTCCAATCCGATTGCTGATCATTGTTTCGAATAGTAAGTGTGTAACCGAATAAAATTTTAGAGGGGTTCATCCTTTGCATGCAGCTCAGACTAGGCAGCCTTCGGCGTGCAAGCCAGAGGCAGAAACCTATAGAGTGTACAGAAGCAGATATTCCAATTTCACCCTTACCAAAAATCTGTCATTACAGCCCGGCTCATCCAGACGAGTTCAATTGGTCCGAATTGTATCCCGAGATAGGGCAAAACAAGGTGGAATTCGCAGACATCGGTTGCGGGTATGGAGGCTTCCTTATCACATTGGGTAATCTTTTTCCGGAAAAATATGCTGTTGGCATGGAGATACGCGTGAAAGTCTCCGATTATGTAGTGGATCGGATAAAGGCGTTACGAGAATTGCACCCACATAAGTACAACAACGTTGCATGCCTACGAACGAATGCGATGAAGTATCTGCCGAATTTCTTCCATAAAGGTCAACTAAGTAAAATGTTTTTCCTCTATCCCGATCCTCATTTTAAAAAGGCGAAACATAAGTGGAGGATAATTAATTCGTCATCCCTCTCGGAATATGCGTATGTTTTACGTAAAGGAGTGGGTATCCTGAATCCATTAAAACATTTAGATAGATTATTACAGTTTCCATGATTTTAGGGACTTGTATATACAATTACTGACGTGAAAGATCTTCATGAATGGATGGTGAAATATTTCAACTGGCATCCCTCTTTCGAGCAAGTGCAGGATACTGAACTGGTTCGTATTTGCCTTTGATCAC
The DNA window shown above is from Hermetia illucens chromosome 5, iHerIll2.2.curated.20191125, whole genome shotgun sequence and carries:
- the LOC119657845 gene encoding tRNA (guanine-N(7)-)-methyltransferase, producing MSEEKCAALASIPQKRYYRQRAHSNPIADHCFEYPAHPDEFNWSELYPEIGQNKVEFADIGCGYGGFLITLGNLFPEKYAVGMEIRVKVSDYVVDRIKALRELHPHKYNNVACLRTNAMKYLPNFFHKGQLSKMFFLYPDPHFKKAKHKWRIINSSSLSEYAYVLRKGGLVYTITDVKDLHEWMVKYFNWHPSFEQVQDTELKEDPIVDKLYQSSEEGIKVARNKGDHFVAVFRRI